From the Kitasatospora sp. MAP12-44 genome, one window contains:
- a CDS encoding helicase associated domain-containing protein, whose amino-acid sequence ENNNYPLGKWLSERRTENAAGELATWRVEQLDGFGMIWSVSDARFEAGLDWARVWAKGHGGSLAAPARASVGGYAIGTWLSELRAAAQVPAGEPGALAPERRAALEEIDPWWCPSWPIVWQRTYAVARQWWLETDGQVDWTALPQDTVFEGEQLGRWVLAQRAGWPTLEEDQRDLLAAIGIEEDQELVAAKQAAEAKPTVSRTDRFQQGLAALAQFVERERHANVRRPHKEQLETVEAGSGGEDQVVVSQVALGTWLNNQKARRSKLTPGQLAQLAEFGVEWA is encoded by the coding sequence AGAGAACAATAATTACCCGTTGGGAAAGTGGTTGTCGGAGCGCCGTACCGAGAATGCGGCCGGTGAGCTGGCGACATGGCGGGTCGAGCAGTTGGACGGCTTCGGGATGATCTGGTCCGTCTCCGACGCCCGGTTCGAGGCCGGCCTCGACTGGGCCCGCGTGTGGGCGAAGGGCCACGGCGGCAGCCTGGCGGCACCCGCTCGGGCCTCCGTCGGCGGCTACGCGATCGGCACGTGGCTCTCGGAGCTGAGGGCCGCGGCGCAGGTGCCGGCCGGGGAGCCAGGGGCACTCGCCCCGGAGCGGCGGGCCGCGCTCGAGGAGATCGACCCCTGGTGGTGCCCGAGTTGGCCCATTGTGTGGCAGCGCACCTACGCGGTCGCCAGGCAGTGGTGGCTGGAGACCGACGGGCAGGTCGACTGGACCGCGCTGCCTCAGGACACGGTGTTCGAGGGGGAGCAGCTCGGCCGGTGGGTGCTCGCGCAGCGGGCCGGGTGGCCGACTCTGGAGGAGGACCAGCGGGACCTGCTGGCGGCGATCGGGATCGAGGAGGACCAGGAGCTGGTGGCCGCGAAGCAGGCCGCCGAGGCGAAGCCGACGGTGTCCCGCACCGACCGGTTCCAGCAGGGTCTGGCGGCGCTGGCGCAGTTCGTGGAGCGGGAGCGCCACGCCAACGTCCGTCGCCCGCACAAGGAGCAGCTGGAGACGGTGGAGGCCGGGTCCGGAGGTGAGGACCAGGTCGTGGTGTCACAGGTAGCGCTGGGCACCTGGCTCAACAATCAGAAGGCCCGACGGTCCAAGTTGACGCCGGGTCAGCTCGCGCAGCTCGCCGAGTTCGGGGTGGAGTGGGCGTAG
- a CDS encoding tyrosine-type recombinase/integrase, whose protein sequence is MTPPPAAEQLYLLPIRPDAPPLPVSRPAPDRAVLPRGADPAAWAAWLTEHTDPVWRAGEWDPEHWLFTGQLDNPRTTASVCRTAACDLTVNARNVFCAMCTDRHKASGLAAEEFAATYVPQRDKAPNGLTTARCAVTRDGVRCVRPKHCRNLCCTHYSTWHYHQRRGNEDRWWSHIAIPFTDEIPCLVPACPSHAFTAGGLCGFHSRLWTRDNRTTRTPAATWAKNQPPYTAAHQFSLVPLADLVRREVLYALQQADQWAHVLNPSSVRSLVRDHTDATTLLCDEPRPLSAPKDAAYQRTLKHVHTALRTAFDDFTGQAPNEDILDLRRIGLRAVSGQAPRQLHATIDLAQSIHQTWLRRLLRFWASTERPRTDDFTRTLRATTIASRALAQRPGAGHDPTTLRFADVSAVIDAFRTALKLDGTPYSSAHRNALTGRFFQLIDYGRRADILDDLAGTFSRDAVHHTVGRDDENEDEIGKAIPESVIRQLDARLDTIGHGDVTGRRDIPEADLHLLYRTVYTVLRDTGRRPLEVASLSRDCLETDRGQTSLIWDNHKRRRHRRRLPITATTAQAIREWQERRNHLDLPASGDGFLFPALTDKSPTGHLSSSYISETLRLWVASIPRLDAEGVDAHGTPLPFDRTLIYPYAFRHSYAQRHADAGTPVDVLRELMDHKSIAMTQRYYHVSLKRKQAAVTALSAHVVDRHGQAAPASTTAYQLRQVAVPYGGCTEPSNVKAGGSSCPIRFQCAGCGFYRPDPSYLPAIEQHINELRADRETALAMDAAEFVVTAFTAQITAFEQVVTRMNRYLAAMPAHERAELEEASTVLRRARAGTPRQLLPLTVVNHTPTGPQ, encoded by the coding sequence GTGACACCACCGCCCGCCGCCGAGCAGCTGTACCTCCTGCCGATCCGGCCGGACGCGCCGCCTCTACCGGTATCGAGGCCCGCCCCGGACCGGGCGGTGCTCCCGCGCGGAGCGGACCCGGCCGCCTGGGCCGCCTGGCTCACCGAGCACACGGACCCCGTGTGGCGGGCAGGGGAGTGGGACCCAGAGCACTGGCTGTTCACCGGCCAACTCGACAACCCCCGCACCACCGCATCCGTCTGCCGCACAGCCGCCTGCGACCTCACCGTCAACGCCCGCAACGTCTTCTGCGCCATGTGCACCGACCGCCACAAGGCATCCGGCCTGGCGGCCGAGGAGTTCGCCGCCACCTACGTGCCCCAACGCGACAAGGCCCCCAACGGCCTGACAACCGCCCGCTGCGCAGTCACCCGAGACGGCGTGCGGTGCGTGCGCCCCAAACACTGCCGCAACCTGTGCTGCACGCACTACAGCACCTGGCACTACCACCAGCGCCGCGGCAACGAGGACCGCTGGTGGAGCCACATCGCCATCCCCTTCACCGACGAGATCCCCTGCCTGGTGCCGGCCTGCCCCAGCCACGCCTTCACCGCCGGAGGGCTGTGCGGCTTCCACTCCCGCCTGTGGACCCGCGACAACCGAACCACCCGCACCCCGGCCGCCACATGGGCCAAGAACCAGCCGCCCTACACTGCCGCCCACCAGTTCAGCCTCGTGCCCCTGGCCGACCTGGTGCGCCGCGAAGTCCTCTACGCCCTGCAGCAGGCCGACCAGTGGGCCCACGTCTTGAACCCGAGCAGCGTCCGCAGCCTGGTCCGCGACCACACCGACGCCACCACCCTGCTCTGCGACGAACCCCGCCCCCTCTCAGCCCCCAAGGACGCCGCCTACCAGCGCACCCTCAAGCACGTCCACACCGCGCTTCGCACCGCCTTCGACGACTTCACCGGCCAGGCCCCCAACGAGGACATCCTCGACCTGCGCAGAATCGGCCTACGGGCCGTCAGCGGCCAAGCCCCCCGCCAACTCCACGCCACCATCGACCTCGCCCAGAGCATCCACCAGACCTGGCTGCGCCGCCTGCTGCGCTTCTGGGCGAGCACCGAACGCCCCCGCACCGACGACTTCACCCGCACCCTGCGCGCCACCACCATCGCCTCCCGGGCGCTGGCCCAGCGCCCGGGAGCCGGCCACGACCCGACCACCCTGCGCTTCGCCGATGTGAGCGCCGTCATCGACGCCTTCCGCACCGCCCTCAAACTCGACGGCACCCCCTACAGCTCCGCCCACCGCAACGCCCTCACCGGCCGCTTCTTCCAGCTCATCGACTACGGGCGGCGCGCCGACATCCTGGACGACCTCGCCGGGACCTTCAGCAGAGATGCCGTCCACCACACCGTCGGCCGCGACGACGAGAACGAGGACGAGATCGGCAAGGCCATCCCCGAATCGGTCATCCGCCAACTCGACGCCCGCCTCGACACCATCGGCCACGGCGACGTCACAGGCCGCCGCGACATCCCCGAAGCCGACCTCCACCTGCTCTACCGCACCGTCTACACCGTCCTGCGCGACACCGGCCGCAGGCCACTGGAAGTCGCCTCACTATCCCGCGACTGTCTGGAGACCGACCGCGGCCAGACCTCCCTCATCTGGGACAACCACAAACGCCGCCGCCACCGGCGCCGCCTGCCCATCACCGCCACCACCGCCCAGGCCATCCGCGAATGGCAAGAACGCCGCAACCACCTCGACCTGCCCGCCTCGGGTGACGGCTTCCTCTTCCCCGCCCTCACCGACAAAAGCCCGACCGGCCACCTCTCCTCCAGCTACATCAGCGAGACCCTGCGCCTGTGGGTCGCCTCCATCCCCCGGCTCGACGCCGAGGGCGTCGACGCCCACGGCACCCCGCTGCCCTTCGACCGCACCCTCATCTACCCCTACGCCTTCCGCCACTCCTACGCCCAGCGCCACGCTGACGCCGGCACCCCCGTCGATGTCCTGCGCGAGCTCATGGACCACAAGTCCATCGCCATGACCCAGCGCTACTACCACGTCTCCCTGAAGCGAAAGCAAGCCGCCGTCACCGCCCTCAGCGCCCACGTCGTCGACCGCCACGGACAGGCCGCCCCCGCCTCCACCACTGCCTACCAACTGCGCCAGGTCGCCGTCCCCTACGGCGGCTGCACCGAACCCAGCAACGTCAAAGCCGGCGGCAGCTCCTGCCCGATCCGCTTCCAGTGCGCCGGCTGCGGCTTCTACCGCCCCGACCCCTCATACCTGCCTGCCATCGAACAGCACATCAACGAACTACGCGCTGACCGCGAAACCGCCCTCGCGATGGACGCCGCCGAATTCGTCGTCACCGCCTTCACCGCCCAGATCACCGCCTTCGAACAGGTCGTCACCCGCATGAACAGGTACCTCGCCGCCATGCCCGCCCACGAACGCGCCGAACTCGAAGAAGCCAGCACCGTCCTGCGCCGGGCCAGAGCGGGCACACCCCGCCAACTCCTGCCCCTGACCGTCGTCAACCACACCCCCACCGGACCGCAGTGA
- a CDS encoding tyrosine-type recombinase/integrase, whose product MDPWFTAERAIDPATGTVRWVVADSATLELHLEATAFIASLRSRGLSPNTERAYASRIALYLNHCAGSRLDWRAPSFLSLSGFQRWLVTEPLPPRGGGPRQDRPVFRSQNTANAVMTAIAAFLRFCVANGWVAPRVAGLLSQPKYLVHVPASYDAGEGDQFRTVGASAFRFRITEPGYENLTPDQIAHMISIAARARDRFLIALLACTGVRIGEGLGLRRQDMHLLASSRALGCTTNGPHIHIHRRTDNPNRALAKARKPRTIPVTADLTALYTDYRYERDAVPQAADGDMVFVNLFRPPLGRAMSYPNTKDMFDRLARAARHPARPHMLRHSAATTWLRDGVDRDVVQYLLGHVSPLSMERYRHVDDTETRAAVERLEALREHQ is encoded by the coding sequence ATGGATCCATGGTTCACGGCGGAGCGGGCGATCGACCCGGCCACCGGCACGGTGCGGTGGGTGGTCGCGGACAGTGCGACGTTGGAACTGCATCTGGAGGCGACGGCGTTCATCGCCTCGCTCCGCTCCCGTGGGCTGTCACCGAACACCGAACGCGCCTACGCCAGCCGCATCGCGCTGTACCTGAACCACTGCGCCGGGAGCCGGCTGGATTGGCGGGCTCCGAGTTTCCTGTCCCTGTCGGGCTTCCAGCGGTGGCTGGTGACCGAGCCGTTGCCGCCCCGCGGCGGTGGCCCGCGGCAGGACAGGCCGGTCTTCCGATCCCAGAACACGGCGAACGCGGTGATGACGGCCATCGCCGCTTTCCTGCGGTTCTGTGTCGCGAACGGCTGGGTCGCCCCCCGAGTGGCCGGCCTGCTGTCACAGCCCAAGTACCTGGTCCACGTCCCCGCCAGCTATGACGCGGGGGAGGGAGACCAGTTCCGCACCGTGGGTGCGTCCGCGTTCCGCTTCCGGATAACCGAGCCCGGCTACGAGAACCTGACCCCCGATCAGATCGCCCACATGATCAGCATCGCCGCCCGGGCCCGGGACCGGTTCCTGATCGCCCTACTCGCCTGTACCGGGGTGCGGATCGGTGAAGGGCTCGGGCTGCGCCGCCAGGACATGCACCTGCTCGCCTCCTCCCGCGCGCTCGGCTGCACCACCAACGGCCCGCACATTCACATCCACCGGCGCACCGACAACCCTAACCGGGCACTGGCCAAGGCCCGCAAGCCCCGCACGATCCCCGTCACCGCGGACCTGACCGCCCTCTACACCGACTACAGGTACGAGCGCGACGCAGTGCCCCAGGCCGCCGACGGCGACATGGTGTTCGTGAACCTGTTCCGGCCACCGCTCGGGCGGGCGATGTCCTACCCCAACACCAAGGACATGTTCGACCGCCTCGCCCGCGCCGCCCGCCACCCCGCGCGCCCGCACATGCTGCGCCACTCCGCCGCGACCACGTGGCTTCGCGACGGCGTGGACCGCGATGTCGTGCAGTACCTGCTCGGCCACGTCTCCCCGCTGTCGATGGAGCGCTACCGCCACGTCGACGACACCGAGACCCGCGCCGCGGTCGAACGCCTCGAAGCCCTCCGGGAGCACCAGTGA
- a CDS encoding helicase associated domain-containing protein, with translation MVDIVQAIGRALRMKPGEGKTASLIVPVFLKAGEQPGDILESDSYGPLVRILSALRSHDARVVEALAVPQKSGRRTTGRGAEAAALPGEGGSGDGGAGAFTLPVRFQVPVDADVLALFVSSRVLTSESQFWREGIGHARRWFDETGGLDVPYSAMVGESGNFPLGKWLSDRRTEHSSGELARHRVMMLDDLGMIWSVSDARFEAGLDWARVWAKGHGGSLACPARASVGGYAIGTWLSELRSAAQVPVGEAGALTPRRRAALEEIDPWWCPAWPIVWQRTYAVARQWWLESDGCVDWTVLPVDTVFEGEQLGRWAKAQRAGWAELDQEQQDLLSAIGIEEDQELAAARAAACRAAVGCGRVRRRVPPR, from the coding sequence ATGGTCGATATCGTCCAGGCCATCGGCCGGGCCCTGCGGATGAAGCCCGGCGAGGGAAAGACCGCGAGCCTGATCGTGCCGGTCTTCCTCAAGGCCGGGGAGCAGCCCGGGGACATCCTGGAGTCGGACAGCTACGGTCCGCTTGTTCGAATCTTGTCGGCCTTGAGGTCACACGACGCCCGGGTGGTGGAGGCCCTGGCGGTGCCGCAGAAGTCGGGTAGGCGGACCACCGGGCGCGGTGCCGAGGCGGCTGCCTTGCCTGGTGAGGGTGGGTCAGGGGATGGTGGGGCGGGGGCGTTCACGCTGCCGGTGCGGTTCCAGGTGCCGGTCGATGCGGACGTGTTGGCGCTGTTCGTCTCCTCGCGGGTGCTGACGAGTGAGAGTCAGTTCTGGCGTGAGGGGATCGGCCATGCCCGGCGGTGGTTCGACGAGACCGGCGGACTCGATGTTCCCTATTCTGCGATGGTCGGCGAGTCGGGTAATTTCCCGCTCGGAAAATGGCTCTCGGACCGGCGTACCGAGCATTCAAGCGGTGAACTGGCACGACACCGGGTGATGATGCTCGATGACCTTGGGATGATCTGGTCCGTCAGCGATGCGCGGTTCGAGGCTGGCCTCGACTGGGCGCGCGTCTGGGCGAAGGGCCACGGTGGCTCTCTGGCCTGCCCAGCACGGGCATCGGTGGGTGGCTATGCGATTGGCACGTGGTTGTCAGAACTGCGTTCAGCGGCCCAGGTGCCGGTGGGCGAAGCGGGGGCTCTCACCCCGCGGCGGCGGGCCGCGTTGGAGGAGATCGACCCGTGGTGGTGCCCGGCGTGGCCGATCGTGTGGCAGCGCACCTACGCGGTCGCCCGGCAGTGGTGGCTGGAGTCCGACGGCTGCGTCGACTGGACCGTGCTGCCGGTGGACACGGTGTTCGAGGGCGAGCAGCTCGGCCGGTGGGCGAAGGCGCAGCGGGCCGGCTGGGCCGAGCTCGACCAGGAGCAGCAGGACCTGCTGTCAGCGATCGGCATCGAGGAGGACCAGGAGCTCGCCGCCGCGCGGGCGGCGGCTTGTCGCGCAGCAGTCGGCTGCGGTCGAGTTCGGCGGCGAGTTCCGCCGCGATGA
- a CDS encoding ParB/RepB/Spo0J family partition protein encodes MSSRSKAALLGGSSTFDAVAPQPVSARGRALAALDGRPVDAETALAAATGRARLDQLAHNPFNPRETLTEIKEMADSLEARGIIQPVTVVTRSAFLNAHPKQEGRIGAADYVVLDGNRRLAGANLAGLDDLPIHIDDSQAQTADDMLESALVAAVQHVEIEPLDQAKALERLVTVHGSQRQVAKRLGKSHVWVSQRLALLNLTPELQQAVEAKEVPVEVARAAGRLPQEQQGQAVEEALEERRTPRNLRTAAGGNAVSTPPRRSRDASTEGGNGVSTPALNEGEIPPADVPKQRPDASAQLTDARSRVSQLGATAVDWAATLRAGCTEEELETLLEELMAP; translated from the coding sequence ATGAGCAGCCGTTCCAAGGCCGCCCTGCTTGGTGGCTCCAGCACCTTCGACGCGGTTGCCCCGCAGCCCGTCAGCGCGCGGGGTCGAGCGCTCGCGGCCCTCGATGGAAGGCCCGTGGACGCCGAAACTGCGCTGGCGGCGGCCACTGGGCGGGCCCGACTCGACCAGCTCGCGCACAACCCGTTCAACCCCCGCGAGACGCTCACCGAGATCAAGGAGATGGCCGACAGCCTCGAGGCCCGAGGCATCATCCAGCCGGTGACCGTCGTGACCCGGTCGGCCTTCCTGAACGCGCACCCCAAGCAAGAGGGCCGAATCGGTGCCGCTGACTACGTCGTCCTCGACGGAAACCGACGCCTGGCCGGCGCCAACCTCGCGGGCCTCGACGACCTGCCCATCCACATCGACGACAGCCAGGCGCAGACCGCGGACGACATGCTGGAGTCAGCTCTCGTCGCTGCCGTTCAGCACGTCGAGATCGAACCGCTCGACCAAGCCAAGGCCCTCGAACGGCTGGTCACTGTCCACGGTTCGCAACGACAGGTCGCCAAGCGCCTCGGCAAGTCCCACGTCTGGGTATCCCAGCGCCTGGCGCTCCTCAACCTGACACCCGAGCTCCAACAAGCCGTTGAAGCAAAGGAAGTCCCCGTCGAGGTCGCCCGTGCCGCCGGGCGGCTGCCGCAGGAGCAGCAGGGCCAGGCAGTCGAGGAGGCGCTGGAAGAGCGACGCACTCCCAGGAACCTTCGTACGGCCGCAGGTGGAAACGCCGTTTCCACCCCACCACGGCGATCGCGAGATGCTTCGACCGAGGGTGGAAACGGCGTTTCCACCCCAGCCCTCAACGAGGGCGAGATTCCGCCGGCGGATGTGCCGAAGCAGCGTCCCGACGCCTCGGCGCAGTTGACTGACGCGCGCAGCCGAGTCAGCCAACTGGGGGCCACCGCGGTGGATTGGGCCGCGACCCTTCGGGCTGGATGTACCGAAGAGGAGCTGGAGACGCTCCTGGAAGAACTTATGGCTCCCTGA